A genomic region of Brevibacillus sp. JNUCC-41 contains the following coding sequences:
- a CDS encoding glycosyltransferase, with protein sequence MMKTIAYFVSENIKTHQRFIYNQIVKISNYRSIVIGPFEDTNHTEFPFKNYYNLNKIKDLEKFFKEQEIIAIHAHHGKHGQEILPVCEKYNIPLIVSIRGRDGSDRPEIFKKNAQRYSSLIKHGAHFFPVCQYLAQGLRTLGIPDDKIHVLYGGIELDLFAYSTPKLPKEGEIRVLSVGRLVDKKGFITLIKAFKRIYSQYPNARLHIIGAGEDENKIKSVITEFNLKDAVVIRGAMNSKQVSNELKKAHIFCLASQTAKNGDIEGIPNALKEAMASGLPVVSTQHAGIPELIEHQKTGYLAPEKNDIELAKGIQFFLEHPEVWNDYTERARKVIEEKFDINKQIMEQQRLYSLVNTTEKETEKEKEKEKEKEKETEKEKEKEKEKEKEKEKEKEKEKEKEKEKEKEKETETEKERKTEKEKERKTEKEKERKTEKNKKKEKEKKKKKKKEKEKKK encoded by the coding sequence ATGATGAAAACCATTGCTTATTTTGTAAGTGAAAACATTAAAACACACCAACGTTTTATATATAATCAAATCGTAAAAATAAGTAACTATCGCTCAATCGTAATCGGCCCATTCGAAGATACCAACCATACAGAATTCCCCTTTAAAAACTACTATAATTTAAACAAGATTAAAGATCTAGAAAAATTCTTCAAAGAACAAGAAATCATAGCCATTCATGCTCATCACGGAAAACATGGACAAGAAATTTTGCCTGTTTGTGAAAAATATAATATCCCATTAATCGTTAGCATTAGAGGGCGCGATGGTTCTGACAGACCAGAAATTTTCAAGAAAAATGCCCAGCGATATTCATCATTAATTAAACATGGTGCACACTTTTTTCCTGTTTGCCAATATCTTGCACAAGGATTAAGAACTTTAGGAATTCCGGACGATAAAATTCATGTGTTATATGGTGGTATCGAATTGGATCTTTTCGCCTATTCTACCCCCAAACTACCTAAAGAAGGCGAAATAAGAGTTTTGTCTGTAGGTAGACTTGTAGACAAAAAAGGATTTATCACTCTTATAAAAGCATTTAAACGGATTTATTCACAATATCCAAATGCTAGACTGCATATTATCGGAGCAGGTGAAGATGAGAATAAAATTAAATCGGTCATTACAGAATTTAACCTTAAAGATGCTGTGGTTATTAGAGGAGCTATGAATTCAAAACAAGTTTCGAACGAATTAAAAAAAGCTCATATCTTTTGCCTTGCAAGTCAGACTGCTAAAAATGGTGATATTGAAGGCATTCCTAATGCCTTAAAAGAAGCAATGGCTAGCGGGTTACCTGTCGTTTCTACTCAACATGCGGGTATCCCTGAATTAATTGAACACCAGAAAACAGGATACCTGGCTCCAGAAAAAAATGATATTGAGTTAGCGAAAGGCATACAATTCTTTTTAGAACATCCAGAGGTTTGGAACGATTATACGGAAAGAGCACGGAAAGTCATTGAAGAAAAATTTGATATCAATAAACAAATTATGGAGCAACAAAGATTATATTCACTCGTTAATACAACGGAAAAGGAAACGGAAAAGGAAAAGGAAAAGGAAAAGGAAAAAGAAAAGGAAACGGAAAAGGAAAAGGAAAAGGAAAAAGAAAAGGAAAAAGAAAAGGAAAAGGAAAAGGAAAAGGAAAAGGAAAAGGAAAAGGAAAAGGAAAAAGAAAAGGAAACGGAAACGGAAAAGGAAAGGAAAACGGAAAAGGAAAAGGAAAGGAAAACGGAAAAGGAAAAGGAAAGGAAAACGGAAAAGAACAAGAAAAAGGAGAAGGAGAAGAAAAAGAAAAAGAAAAAGGAAAAGGAAAAGAAAAAATGA
- a CDS encoding NAD-dependent epimerase: protein MNILVTGAAGFIGFHLSKRLLSLGFKVIGVDNINDYYDVILKNNRLKILKENPDFKFHNLDLSNKEKLNQLFKDRTIDIVINLAAQAGVRYSIENPDSYVKSNLVGFVNILEVCRHNNVKHLIYASSSSVYGANTKIPFSTKDPVDHPVSLYAATKKSNELMAHTYSHLYNIPTTGLRFFTVYGPWGRPDMAYYSFTKNIIEEKTIKVFNNGDMRRDFTYIDDIVEGIIRLLDKPPVYNIGWDRACPDPSSSYAPYKVYNIGNNKPIKLMDFIITLEKLIGKKAKIEFLPMQLGDVKETYADIADLHADVGFYPSTTIEEGLTHFVNWYKNYNK, encoded by the coding sequence ATGAACATTTTAGTAACAGGGGCTGCAGGATTCATCGGTTTCCATTTATCAAAACGTTTATTAAGCCTAGGTTTCAAAGTTATAGGAGTAGACAATATTAATGATTATTATGATGTTATTTTAAAAAACAATCGACTCAAGATATTAAAAGAAAACCCTGATTTTAAATTTCACAATTTGGATTTGTCCAATAAAGAAAAATTAAATCAATTATTTAAAGACAGGACCATTGATATAGTCATCAACTTAGCAGCTCAAGCGGGAGTACGTTATAGCATAGAAAACCCTGATTCTTATGTTAAGTCCAACCTGGTTGGATTTGTAAATATATTAGAGGTCTGTCGACATAATAATGTGAAGCACTTAATTTATGCATCATCCAGTTCTGTATATGGTGCAAATACAAAAATCCCCTTCTCAACCAAAGACCCCGTGGATCATCCAGTAAGTTTATATGCTGCCACTAAAAAGTCGAATGAATTAATGGCTCATACTTATAGTCATTTATATAATATTCCAACCACAGGACTCCGTTTCTTTACTGTGTATGGTCCATGGGGGAGGCCAGATATGGCTTATTATTCTTTTACTAAAAATATTATTGAAGAGAAAACAATTAAGGTTTTTAATAATGGAGATATGAGAAGAGACTTTACTTATATTGATGATATTGTTGAAGGAATAATCCGGCTACTTGATAAGCCGCCGGTTTATAATATTGGATGGGATCGAGCTTGCCCTGACCCAAGTTCAAGCTATGCCCCATACAAAGTTTATAATATTGGTAACAATAAGCCGATAAAATTAATGGATTTCATTATCACATTAGAGAAACTAATTGGAAAAAAGGCAAAAATAGAATTCTTACCGATGCAACTGGGAGATGTTAAGGAGACATATGCTGATATTGCCGATTTGCATGCTGATGTGGGGTTCTATCCTTCAACAACAATAGAAGAAGGTTTAACTCATTTTGTGAATTGGTACAAAAATTATAATAAATAA